The genomic region atcatgactaagctttttcttgaacacccatttacttccagtggcacccataaggacgctcaacgacctcccaagttgcattagacataatagaatacATCTCACTTTTTATTGCTTCCTCccaaaagtcagcatcaggagaggaatatgcctcttcaatggtacttggggtgtcatccacaagatatacaatgtaatcatcaccaaaggactttgcaatccttggtctcttactctttcgagttgatacattgtTATCTTCCACAGGATTATGTATAAgggattcctcagtgtgttctaccggaataaaatgctcatggtGTATCGTTGCTTCATCACTAGACGTATTatgtgtagctttcatgggaaTTTTGTCCTCAAAGAACGTAGCATCTCTAGATTCCATAATAGTACCTACCAACGTGTCcggtactccagagtttataattaagaacctatatccaATGTTGTGAAAAGCGTACCCAAGaaaaacacaatcaacagttttcggtcctaatttgcgcttcttgttaattgacacattcactttagccaaacaaccctaggtgtgcaaataggagatatttaattttctattttcccattcctcgaatggtgtgatttctgtgttctttgtgggaactttattcaggacatgacaagccgtcaagatcgcctcaccccaccattcttTAGATAGCTtgaagtctctaacatggcgtttgaaagggaaatagtctcaacatttcctataatcgattttggtgtttgacgaccatcacaaaccttgtggactaaccagtttgcctagttgatcatttcacaggtgcataagttcatctacaactattccaaATCGACTGTCTAAAATACCATAGATTATtttggacaggagaagctttttggaaagacACCTaagtgcggactgtccgggcccttgcagcggaccgtccgcgacaccaaagtgagcctcggacaggaacattgCATAAACGCAAGTCAACACTACGGAATGTCCaatggagaagcgagcaccgtccgagaccaagcgcggaacgtccggcctcaggcgcggaccgtccggtcggtgaaaaccagaaaaacctgaaggtgacgggttcagtaaaatgtatttttagcgtcctcgcggaccgttcggggtgcacgaccggaccgtccgcgactgctttatctgacatctgacgacgcattaaatgctctatagccattgatatagccgttactgctgaccgttgcgatttcagtcgttgatgtgcagggcgcggaccgtctgcaGTTGACAGAAAaagagcaacgactaggaagtggttgggggctataaatacaaccccaaccacctccattcacttcacgcaAGCACTCCAatctttcacattcaatacaagagctagcaatccattccaagacacaatcaaagcttccaatctctccaagtttcacaattgagacaagtgatcattagtgattagtgacttgagagagagagagagtgtgatctgtgtgttatttgtcgctcttgtcgcttggcttttgcaatcgtgctttcttcttttcccattcttattctcaagtgacttgtaatcaaagcaagagacaccaagtgtgtggtggtccttgcggggtctaagtgacccgtttgattaaggagaaagctcactcggtctaagtgaccatttgagagagggaaagggttgaaagagacccggtctttgtgaccacctcaacgggggactagtttctttggaaccgaacctcggtaaaacaaatcaccgtgttcatccgctttatttcttagttgatttgttttccctctctttcggactcggatttaattctaacgctaacttcgccttgtagtgtgtgcttaagtttgtaaatttcagattccacctatccaccccaatctaggcgactttcagtgttaaccaaatcagttagagtacggtTCTTTCTCTCAGcaacccattggattgtggtgagtatggcggtgtcttctcatgaataataccatgttccacacaaaaatcagaaaaatcacctGAAAACTATTCTCCACCACGaccagaccttaaccgtttaattttcctctcgagttgattttccaGTTCAgttttgtaggtcttaaaataatgcaaagctttGTATTTTGACttcaagagatacacataacaaaatctagtagaatcatcaataaaagtaataaaatatcgtTTTCCTCCCTTAGTCAATATtccgttcatctcacataaatcaGAATGTATTAAGTATAGTGGTGCCAAGTTCCTTGCCtccgcagccttatgaggcttgcgaggttgcttagattgcacgcacacctggcacttagaacctttggctaaatcaaatttcgggattaaatttaaatttgctaaccgcgacacacaaccaaaattgatgtGACAAAGTTGTGAATACCAAATATACGACTCGTTCGAAATCACATTGTTCACAAACTTATTACAAACATCATGCAAAGATAATCGGAACAAGCCTCCActgtcatagccttttccaacaaatgtcccatactttgacagtatacatttattggactcaaacacaagtttatagccatctcgacatagcaacgAGCCACTAACATGATTCTTTTTGATGGAGGGGACATGTtgcacgttcttcaatagcaccgtctttcccgaagtaaactttagaatgactgtaccaacaccaagaacacgcgcATGTGATCCGTTCTCCATCAGCAAGGCTCTAGcccctttgcactgataagaagaaaacaaagaattatcaacacacacatgaatgtttgcaccagtatcagcacacacatgaatgttcctTCTGTGgtctcgctaacaaccatgtttgttgttttcttctcttgagctggttttttctcttgcttCAAATTGTGGTCTGGACACGCGCTTGCCCAATGATcagtactcccgcaaacaaagcaaccagctcctttgttattctttttaaacgaGGCTGTCTGCTTGGGCTTCGTGACATTCTGTTTCTTGTTGTTCCTTTTATTATTATGTGACGTATTGGAGTTCTTCctttgtaccatattggcactagaagtcccaactccttttccacgagtgtcttttgctctcgccctctcctcaacGTCAAGAGATCCAATAAGCTTAGCCACactaaactcttgtctcttatgttttagagtggtagaAAAATCTgtccaagaaggtggcagcttagcgataataccgtcagccacgaacttgtcaggcaagacacatgagaattgttcgagttccttagccagtgcctgtatttcatgagcctgttcaGCTACAGGACGGTTCTCAACCATCCTGTAGTCAaacagctgctccatgatgtacaactcgctaccagcatcagaaacaccgaacttctcatctaatgcatTCCATAACTCTTTTGTagatgtgcacgttagataagaatcaacatacttgttggcaagaaCGCCAATCACGGTgcctcgaaacaggttatcggTAATGTTGAACATTCTCTCCTCCTCAGAAGTGAACTGTTCGGGTTTCCCCTGTGCggcgtgatagcagttcattgcagtcaaccacagtatcatcttactacgccaCCTCTTGTAAAATGTCTcatcaaaaggttcacttggttATAACGCAAcagcaaaaccactaacagaaatATGCCTAATATCGGGGTTTTGGATTGTTGGAGAAATAGGCATTTtctgttttaatttaatccagaaaatcatagtgatgtatgtgacgacatgtatgtgcatgcaTGTGTCACTACTCAGATAAGCAATAAGCAATAGTAAAACATGCACAATTACTAAAAACAGAATGCACCTTGCGGAGGGACTGATGCTCAAACTAGAAGAATATTGATCTTCTATGACGTTTTGATGTTATCATAAGCGTCACATAAGGTGCGTAATTGAAGGTCTTCTATGACGAAACATAATAAATAATGACGTTCCTAAGAATATTCCTCCTTAGAAACGTCATAATTTTGTATGTTTCGTCACAGAAGGTGCGTGTATGTTCAATGTAGTTGTATGGAGTCGACGCAGACAAATGTACGCAGTGTAGTCCCACGAACGGCGCCAGCGACGAGGAACTTGATCAGCGCTGGTCGAACGGACAaagcgagcagtcgcgagtatgctccccaaaaacctgataGCCCGCACACCCATGCAAGTGTCTCTCTGCGGATAacgatttcggaggcctgctctcccacactgtctgtgctcgcagaaggtaGTAACAGTCGCCATCAGAGCTACCGTTACAATCAACCAGAAACTGACGCCATTAGTGACGTCTGTTACTAGTTGACAACCATTACAActcgtccgttactagccataacaaAGGAAACGACCAGTAACATACGACAGTAATGcacgtgtggcagtccttcatccttttctaaacttctcaatagatgcaccaatggtccacctatttaagtagaTTGAATTGTCCCTTAAACTTCTGGTATGGTACTAAAGTATTAGTACAACATAGCATTAAAGTGAACctctagcattgactattattgaatattaatatggACCAGGCCCATATTCATTCAACATTTTCCAGGTGACAGATCATTTAAACAATGTTGCTGAGTTGTCATTTAAATAAACTGTTGAATGGAATACGGCGGGAGATGCTCTCACAGTCAAGTGGGAGCATGGTGAGTCGGGTAATAGATACGAGTAGTAAAAATATCCGAAATTTTGGATATGGTCTTTTTTGGTTAGGAGTAGATGGAAAGAGATTAGAGAAGATTAAATCAATTCTAGTCAAAATTAAATAGAAAGAGATTAATCCATCTTAGCAACTGTTCGTTTTGATCACAATCCATATAGATTGCACGGTATTGGATGTGTTTAAATCTTTAGTAAGTCAAAATTCTTCACAACTCTTTTTTCAATCCTATCTAATCTACATGGAATAGTAATAACTGAACAAGTCTCAATCTTTTTCGTGGGTGAAAACGAACAAGACCAAGGTGGGAGCGTTGATCGTAAGTATCATTTGAGGTGCTGCCGAGTTTGCGTTTAAATAAATCGTTGAATGGCAAAAGACTGTTTTTTATCAGGGTACAAAGACGCCACAAACGCACACCACTATACACCACACGCACACACGTGTGCACGTCCATAACACACACAAAAATAGATTGAGAGGCCTACACCTCTAGTGTGTGGGAACATGCAATACCGCTGAACGCGCACACATATATGTACCCTAAAACCTGAGAAAATTCTCAAGTAGGTTGGAAAATCCTGGGACAAGTGGTACAGGGAAAATCCTAGGACGATGTTAGAGCGAAGGTCGTCCGCCCCCTCGTTCGGTCTACTTTAAATATAAACTGAGCAGGTTCCATCAATCACAAGAGACGAAGGGTACCTCAACCTGCACCGAAGGCAAAGCCTCGATCGGAGAACTGACGAAGGCTTGGAGGTGAGGGGACCCGTCGCTCAAAGTGGGGGCTCTTCATGACTTCGCTCGTCATGACTTCAGGTGCAAGCCTTGGCAAGATCCGAAGACACGGCGCCCCAAACGAAGACCGTTGCTCGGACTGTGGAATGGGCCAACCTGGTGCCCTGCTGGCCTACTCGGGCCTATGTGTAAGCCCCATCTTAGCGTAGGGTTAATGGTGTGTTTATTCAGGCTATACTTAACTCCGTTGTGATGACCTATAATGGTCCCAAgaggggaatattctggggaagaCGTAGGTAACCAGGAACATAATCTTACTTAAAAGGACATGCTCATCCGTATGATTACCTAAAAATACCCTCGCATTGTACTTAACATGACACGATTAACAAGACACTCCTGCCTCCCGGTGGTTAATGGTGTGTTGATCGTCGAAATTACGCGAAAAGCACCTCTTCTTATTATTATCGGGCCCAAGGAACCTTGTTTGTTGTTTCGTTTCAGTGGGCTGACCTGCCACTTACTCTTAGCACGGCCCAacaagcgccgccgccgccgcctcgtaTACCCTCACGACACCTCCCCTCGCGCCTAGAGAGGAGGCATCCGCTTTCGGCGCCGTCGCCACTCGCCACCATCTCCACCGCCTCCTCTCGACGCGCATCCCCTCCCATACCCATGGCCACTGACCGTCTCCTCCACCTTCTCCGAGCGCCGACAGGCTCTCCGGCTGCCGCCACCACCCGCGCGGCTGGTTGGGGTCGTCCACGGACACAGCGCGTCGACGTCTGGCAGGTTGCTGCGGGGATTCGCCGCGCGTCCGTGTCCTGCTCGAGCACTAGCTCTGGCGGGCAGGGGGGATTAACATATAAGGATGCCGGCGTGGACATAGACGCCGGCGCCGAGCTCGTGCGCCGCATCGCCAGGATGGCACCCGGGATTGGCGGCTTCGGCGGTCTCTTCCCCTACAGTAATGCGCCCGCATCGCTTTTATCTTTGCTATCTTAtctatatttttttaaaaaaaccagCCTTTTGTGAGGATTGTTATACGTGTGCCGCGATTTGCAGTTCAAGAAGGGAGTGAGAAAAAATAAGTTGGTTTAATAATGGGTGTCGATTAATTGTAAATTAATCATCAATTTTAGCTGGTGAAAGGGGCAAATTTAACGTTCTTGGTGCTTACCTGTTGGTTTATTTGAACAGATGACGATTATCTTGTTGCTAGCACCGATGGGGTGGGGACAAAGCTGAAGCTTGCTTTCGAAACTGGTATTCATGATACAATCGGCATTGACCTGGTAAGATTAACCACAACGCTGTTTTCCTTATCTCTGTCGAAAATTGTCTGAATGGATTTAGGTTATTGTGGCAGGTGGCAATGAGCGTCAATGACATTGTAACTCTAGGTGCAAAACCATTGTTCTTCCTAGATTACTATGCAACGAGCAAGCTTGATGTTGATCTTGCAGAGAAGGTAGTTCCATTTTATTTTCTCACTTAAACATCATAATTTTTGCCCTACTCATACTTATTTAGTTAGTCATCTGCTCAATTTTCCCATAAGTACTATGTAAATTTTGTAGGTTATCAAGGGGATTAGGGATGGGTGCGAACAATCAGATTGTGCTCTCCTAGGAGGGGAGGTAAGATTTTTTGGAATTGAATTACTAGGACTTGACAATTCAACCATGCAGTATTGCCCTTGTAAGATTAGTAGTTGCATATGAATGGATCAAATGTCTTAAACTGCTAGACTGTCCACCATTGTTGCGTTGTTTATCTGCCAGACTCCCTTTACTAAAAAGCAGGGATTTTAATGTTTATGCTTGAGCGTATTACTTGATTGATAATCAGTAAATATTCtgattttctttctttttatgcCTTTAATTCCATACAAATGCAAATGAATCTTCCTGAATCATTACATGTGCATTACTTTTATGAAAATCCAAAAACACTTAAACTGATTATTGAACAATTGATCATTACAGACAGCAGAAATGCCTGGTTTCTATGCAGAGGGTGAATATGATCTAAGTGGTTTTGCTGTGGGTGTTGTGAAGAAGGATAAAGTCATTGATGGAAAAAACATTGTTAAGGGAGATGTGCTTATAGGTCTTCCTTCCAGTGGTGTTCATTCTAACGGGTTCTCTCTTGTTAGAAGGTATTGTAGTATATCATTTGATTgatgaatttatttattttttatctCTTCCTATTTGTTGAACATCATTGTATCTGGTTAATGATGGTTGAAAATCTTCAATTTTAAAGAGTACTGGAGAAAAGTGGACTTTCTTTGGATGATCAGCTCCCAAGAAATGATGGCATAACAACTACGGTTGGTGAAGCTCTAATGGCACCAACCTTCATCTATGTTAAGCAGGTTTGGTTTGTTTATGTGTTTCTATGCCTCATATTTCCTTCATAATTTTACAGAAATATTAATTTATTGTTTTGTGAAATAAAAAAAGGTGCTTGAGATTATTAGCAAAGGTGGTGTGAAAGGACTAGCCCACATCACTGGTGGTGGCTTTACTGACAATATCCCAAGAGTATTCCCCTCCGGATGCGGGGCAAAAATTTTTACTGGGTCATGGGAAATACCTCCAATCTTCAGTTGCCTTCAACAGGCAAGAACAAATGATCTTCAAACTTTGCCTTTGATTTCAGTATCGCCTTTGATTTTCAGTATATGCATTGTTTGGTTACTCTGTACCTATATCTGGATAGCTTTAACATTTATCATTATGTATTTTGCAGGCTGGAAACATTGATGACGCAGAGATGCGGCGAACATTCAATATGGGCATTGGAATGGTTCTTGTGGTAAGTCGAGAGTCAGCAGACAGAATTATTGAAGACACCCATGGATCCAATCCTGCTTATCGCATTGGAGAGGTGATTGAGGGTGATGGGGTTCAGTATGTCTGACCTCGTATGCCTTTTATAGTGGCTTGAGACTTGTTGGTCTGCTCTGCAAAGCAGCAGAGTTTATGTAACAACATAATCTTGTGGTGTTAAGTTCTGCACCACTACTCCCGCTAGAAAGTGAAGGGTAACCAAATAATTATTTGATTGGATCCACGGGAACTTCTCTAAAGGCTTACCAGAGGAGGCCATTAGGAGGAAATACAGTTGATGAGAATTTTTCATGGAGAGCGGTATTGTTTTCGTTGAGTAAATTTAAATAGTTAAATTTATTATTTGGTAAAACCGTAAAACTACATTTTAATCAATTACATCATACTTGGCTTATAGTAACACAACTAAACTTGCAACCCCGGTGGTTTCGATGTGCTACAGTGACCTTTCAGGTCAACAAGCAAGTGGAAAACTGTTGCGCCTTGTGCAATAGCGGTTTTTGCTGATTCATTACGGGAATCGAATCAAACCATGTGAAAGTACAGTTTTCCAAGGTGAGGTATTTTGTAAGGTGTGTCCACGTGAGCACGCAGGCATAATCTTGTAGAGTGAAACTGTTGATGTAAAACGAGATCTCTTTATTGCTTGAATATATATACACAAGTTGTAATCACAGGGAAAAGTAAAGGACGTTGTCTATTCATGCGTGGAGTAGGGATGAAAACAATTTTGGAATTCTGGAAACTGTTTTTGATTTTTTTACCGGAATCTCGGAATCGGTCACCAAAATTTTAGATCTAAATCGGTATCGGATTCTACCGACCCTTTCTTTCTGTTTCTTTCAGCTACTGTTTTGATCGAAAATTACCGAAATCACAAACCGGAATTTACCGAAAATATGCTGCAGCCCAGCCTAAGTTGCGAACCTTAGGACTTCTTTCACGGACTCACGGCCCAGCAGCCTACAACGGGTTGTTCACCCACCGGCCTGTCCACTGTCCTGGGCTCCTCGCTGTACACGGAGTCACGGTCCATTGGCCATCGTCCATCGCTCAGGCCAGGCTCAGGCGACTCCACTCCAGACTCCAGTCCACGAAACAGGCACCGCGAGTCGGTCTCCACGAGCGAAGCAAGGAGCCGAGCGAGTGTCCAGGCCGTCTAAAATCTTGTTTGTAGAGTGAAATTTGAAATAGGAAGTGAGATAGTGAGTGAGATATAGAGTTTGCTAGAGATAATCTAAAAGTGTAGAACCTTTTCAGTGCTTTTTATATGTACTTTTAGAGGAGCAGTCTCTTCAACCAAAATTATAGTTACTGCTACTCTCTTGCAACCAGCATACAacctgttatattgtgaacttgtgatctgtgTGATcaacctgttatatagtaaacttGTGATCTTTGTGATCAACTTGTTATAATGTGAACTTGTGacattgtgaattgtgaacttgtggtatttGTGATATTTGTAAACATTGTTGTATTGTGAAATTGTTATATTGAGATATTTTCATATTGATATGGTTACCGATTGCATTTTAGATTTCGACCGGTACCAATGTATTTTTCGTATCGAACTTTCATTTCTGATGTTTCCGAAATACTGATATCATTTCTGTTTCCGGAGTTAACGTTTTCGATTTCGTtcccgataaaaaatatgaaaatgatAACCGTTTTAGTGTTTTGTGATCCCAACCCTACATGGGGATGTGTCCCTTGCCAAGGAGACGAGTGGAGATTGTGCTTAAGGGACATGGCCTTTGGTCCATGTGACTGAACGACTGGAAGCATTAACTCTAGAAAAATTCGGTGGAAAAAAATTGGAGAAAATTAATAGTCCATGTGACTGGATGGCCGGAAGCATTAACTCTAGAAAAATTCAGTGgaaaatttttagagaaaattaaCAGTATGTGAGATGTCATTGGTGTCTCTATCGAAAAACCCTGGTGGGAAAAATCAAGAGACACACATATGCTTGTGTTGAcattgcctcattaaaaaccttataTGAGAAAACATGATAGTAAAACTCATATAGGAAAATAGTACAATGTGTTGTTAGTATTAGGTTCGATCAAAGAGATACTCCCCCTGATGCAAGCAAATTTCTAAGTCGTCGCATACCAATGTCCTTAACACATTTTTGAAATGTAGAATAAGGTAGCGACTTAGTGAATAAGT from Zea mays cultivar B73 chromosome 6, Zm-B73-REFERENCE-NAM-5.0, whole genome shotgun sequence harbors:
- the LOC100502295 gene encoding phosphoribosylformylglycinamidine cyclo-ligase, whose product is MATDRLLHLLRAPTGSPAAATTRAAGWGRPRTQRVDVWQVAAGIRRASVSCSSTSSGGQGGLTYKDAGVDIDAGAELVRRIARMAPGIGGFGGLFPYNDDYLVASTDGVGTKLKLAFETGIHDTIGIDLVAMSVNDIVTLGAKPLFFLDYYATSKLDVDLAEKVIKGIRDGCEQSDCALLGGETAEMPGFYAEGEYDLSGFAVGVVKKDKVIDGKNIVKGDVLIGLPSSGVHSNGFSLVRRVLEKSGLSLDDQLPRNDGITTTVGEALMAPTFIYVKQVLEIISKGGVKGLAHITGGGFTDNIPRVFPSGCGAKIFTGSWEIPPIFSCLQQAGNIDDAEMRRTFNMGIGMVLVVSRESADRIIEDTHGSNPAYRIGEVIEGDGVQYV